From the genome of Methanobrevibacter smithii ATCC 35061, one region includes:
- a CDS encoding carbamoyl-phosphate synthase — MKILFIGSRLYDDIDYYVRENGIESIITESNEDAINLDLPDQVFIVPRGMDSPKQIAISQNVDAVVPLIGIDPPLIEVAKMKEELEAETDIPVIAANVRAVRLTSDKIKTKEFYNEIGVPTPQYQILAKDDFESKLKMEFPVVLKQGQGQGGKDIKVAESLDDVKEYFEEFDHALCEKFIEGSEISIEVLGYNGEYVPLSPIYKGETTLEGIHPLNKIKTAPCLVEGLDNNLVQRTAYKVAKNLGSDGIFEMDFMFSKDEQQLYAIEVNTRPNGTRYLTTATCGVNSLCELVNMAAGKFSIKDIQDKLEYYYATEIPIGRYKGPDLNEPLKSFKNNDWVVHGPEGYQRITIRADSKEQLDRYVEDLI; from the coding sequence ATGAAAATTTTATTTATCGGTTCAAGATTGTATGATGATATAGATTATTATGTTAGGGAAAACGGTATTGAAAGCATAATTACTGAATCTAATGAAGATGCCATAAATCTGGATTTGCCTGATCAGGTTTTTATCGTGCCTAGAGGTATGGACAGTCCAAAACAGATAGCTATCAGTCAGAATGTAGATGCTGTTGTACCTTTGATTGGTATTGATCCTCCATTAATAGAAGTAGCTAAAATGAAAGAGGAACTTGAAGCTGAAACTGATATTCCTGTAATTGCAGCTAATGTTCGTGCAGTTAGATTAACTTCTGATAAAATTAAAACCAAAGAGTTCTACAATGAAATAGGAGTACCTACTCCACAATATCAGATATTGGCTAAGGATGATTTTGAAAGCAAATTGAAAATGGAGTTTCCGGTTGTTTTAAAGCAAGGTCAGGGACAGGGCGGAAAAGATATTAAAGTAGCTGAATCTTTAGATGATGTTAAAGAGTATTTTGAAGAATTTGACCATGCTTTATGTGAAAAATTTATTGAAGGTTCTGAAATTTCTATTGAAGTATTGGGGTATAATGGTGAATATGTGCCTTTATCTCCAATTTATAAAGGAGAAACAACTTTGGAGGGAATTCATCCTTTAAATAAGATTAAAACAGCTCCCTGTTTAGTTGAAGGATTGGATAATAATCTTGTTCAGAGGACTGCATATAAAGTAGCTAAGAATTTAGGTTCTGACGGTATTTTTGAAATGGATTTCATGTTTTCAAAAGATGAACAGCAACTGTATGCTATTGAAGTTAACACAAGGCCTAATGGAACCAGATATTTAACAACAGCCACCTGTGGTGTTAATTCTTTATGTGAATTGGTAAATATGGCTGCAGGCAAATTTTCCATTAAGGATATTCAGGATAAATTGGAATATTATTATGCTACAGAAATTCCTATTGGGCGTTACAAAGGTCCGGATTTAAACGAACCTTTAAAATCCTTTAAAAACAATGATTGGGTGGTTCACGGACCTGAAGGATATCAAAGAATTACAATCAGGGCAGATTCAAAAGAGCAATTAGACAGATATGTTGAAGATTTGATTTAA
- the hycI gene encoding hydrogenase maturation peptidase HycI has protein sequence MIILGIGNELKCDDGVGPFIINELKDLENPNLIIIDGKTVPENFTGKIRKEQPSHVILVDACLMGCKPGEFKIVDKDDFVNIGISTHSMSLSYFVKYLERDNDFKIIFVGIEPESMDYSDKPTPAVQKGAYKFINILKEIL, from the coding sequence TTGATTATATTAGGGATTGGAAACGAGCTTAAATGTGATGATGGTGTAGGGCCTTTTATAATTAATGAATTAAAAGATTTAGAAAATCCTAATTTAATAATCATTGATGGCAAGACAGTTCCTGAGAATTTCACAGGTAAAATTAGAAAAGAACAGCCTTCACATGTAATTCTTGTTGATGCATGTTTAATGGGATGTAAACCTGGTGAATTTAAAATTGTAGACAAGGATGATTTTGTTAATATTGGAATTTCAACTCATTCAATGTCTTTATCATATTTTGTTAAATATTTAGAGCGAGATAATGATTTTAAGATAATATTTGTTGGTATTGAACCTGAATCCATGGATTATTCAGATAAGCCAACACCAGCAGTTCAAAAGGGAGCCTACAAGTTTATAAATATTTTGAAGGAGATTTTATGA
- a CDS encoding methyltransferase domain-containing protein — MKFKTTPYHFDLLKDEERLSAFYEAIKELSTSQELAYDLGCGSGILSFFLNSYFKEIIAIEQDFKASRCAKENLKSFKNIEVVNEDVLKYDFSKKCDLIVCEMLDTALIDEEEVPVLNHARNYLKENGKIIPQGIINTIELAHLERDYIHYDEDVNCKTLSKPVIYDEINFLNDINPDFEKVITIKANKDSLVNGLKITTITKLNDNLVCGPTPMLNPPLLIPLDEKNVKCNDLINVKLKYIMGKGIGTIEANYY; from the coding sequence ATGAAATTTAAAACAACTCCTTATCATTTTGACTTATTAAAAGATGAGGAAAGACTTTCAGCATTTTACGAAGCTATTAAGGAGTTATCCACCAGTCAGGAATTGGCTTATGATTTGGGATGCGGAAGTGGAATTTTATCTTTTTTTCTAAATTCTTATTTTAAAGAAATAATAGCTATTGAACAGGATTTTAAAGCAAGTAGATGTGCTAAAGAAAATTTGAAAAGCTTTAAAAACATTGAAGTTGTTAACGAAGATGTTTTAAAATATGATTTTTCTAAAAAATGTGATTTGATTGTTTGTGAAATGCTGGATACTGCCCTTATTGATGAAGAAGAAGTTCCAGTATTGAATCATGCAAGAAATTATCTGAAAGAGAATGGTAAAATAATTCCTCAGGGTATTATTAATACTATAGAGCTTGCACACCTGGAGAGGGATTACATTCATTATGATGAAGATGTTAACTGCAAAACTTTATCAAAACCGGTTATTTATGATGAAATTAATTTTCTAAATGATATAAATCCTGATTTTGAAAAGGTAATAACCATTAAGGCCAATAAGGATTCTTTAGTTAATGGATTGAAAATTACAACTATCACCAAACTTAATGATAATCTGGTTTGCGGACCTACACCTATGTTAAACCCGCCTCTGTTAATTCCTTTAGATGAAAAAAATGTAAAATGCAATGATTTAATTAATGTTAAATTAAAATATATTATGGGAAAAGGAATTGGAACTATTGAAGCAAATTATTATTAG
- the nikR gene encoding nickel-responsive transcriptional regulator NikR: MECFSMMRISMSLPKKLLADFDEVLKERGYQSRSKGIRDALQDYIVRHQWMNEMEGERIGIITIIYDHHYTGVMENLADIQHSFRNEINMNMHLHMTEKYCMEIVVVNGDISEIRELTDKLMRLKGVEHVKLTTTANGEEFSDRDHEHDHHH; this comes from the coding sequence ATGGAATGTTTTAGTATGATGAGAATAAGCATGTCATTACCAAAAAAATTATTGGCTGATTTTGATGAAGTTTTAAAAGAGAGAGGTTATCAGTCTCGTTCAAAGGGTATTCGTGATGCTCTTCAGGATTACATTGTAAGACATCAATGGATGAATGAGATGGAAGGAGAAAGAATTGGAATTATCACTATTATTTATGATCATCATTACACTGGAGTTATGGAAAATCTTGCAGATATTCAACATAGTTTCAGAAATGAAATTAACATGAATATGCACCTTCATATGACTGAAAAATATTGTATGGAAATTGTTGTTGTTAACGGAGATATCAGTGAAATTCGTGAGTTGACAGATAAATTAATGAGGCTTAAAGGGGTAGAACACGTAAAACTCACAACTACTGCTAATGGTGAAGAATTCAGTGACAGAGATCATGAACATGATCATCACCATTAA
- a CDS encoding DUF5654 family protein, whose amino-acid sequence METMLTLITTAFAFVAGLAWNEAIQKLIEEFYTAGGAVT is encoded by the coding sequence ATGGAAACTATGTTAACATTAATTACTACAGCATTTGCATTTGTTGCAGGTTTAGCTTGGAATGAAGCAATACAAAAATTAATTGAAGAATTTTACACTGCTGGAGGAGCAGTAACATGA
- a CDS encoding DUF2115 domain-containing protein yields MKAANIFHDLRNISSKDIITKNELLKLLKKYCKIISPYDLMLATARMREEGKYVQANYREKYLEVYVKYFIMRVKEILDNNNYLDEAIDKESFDESFNLLKYQFEKERNYSIEEDKFPLIYIITALYTTFILEEPIHPVGTEFPGSLKVEEKNGEFYCPVKDKQKDNENAICNLCLAEQTPRI; encoded by the coding sequence ATGAAAGCTGCAAACATATTCCATGACTTACGCAATATTTCATCAAAAGACATTATAACAAAAAACGAATTATTAAAGCTCTTAAAAAAATATTGCAAAATAATTTCACCCTATGATTTAATGCTTGCAACAGCTAGAATGAGAGAAGAAGGAAAATATGTTCAGGCCAATTATCGTGAAAAATACTTGGAAGTTTATGTAAAATACTTCATCATGCGTGTAAAAGAAATACTTGACAATAACAATTATCTAGATGAAGCTATTGATAAAGAAAGTTTTGATGAATCATTTAATTTATTAAAATATCAGTTTGAAAAAGAAAGAAACTACAGCATTGAAGAAGATAAGTTTCCTTTAATTTATATTATTACTGCTCTTTATACAACATTTATTTTAGAAGAGCCAATCCATCCAGTCGGAACTGAATTCCCCGGAAGTTTAAAAGTAGAAGAAAAAAATGGGGAGTTTTACTGTCCAGTTAAAGACAAACAAAAAGACAATGAAAATGCTATCTGCAATTTATGTCTAGCTGAACAAACCCCCAGAATTTAA
- a CDS encoding glutamate synthase-related protein has product MPYRVERNPVLCKKNFGRPGCCWYLCDDRDEKICGRCFSCYNNCPHGVYEIIQGEPYPLNQEKCVGCRICLEMCPNRAIEVNAIPQDAREAWGFPDVVEIVRKAQSASYKIRSTGALRKIPDFDDLVVIPAQVSRPPIDKYREPCGTDVVLGDRYAENPLKLDTPVMIGAMSFGALSKEAKMALAIGSSLAGTVTNTGEGGMLPEERELADKLIAQYASGRFGVSADYLKQGDAVEIKIGQGAKSGMGGHLLGEKVTAEVSRIRKIPVGSDALSPARHMDIVGPEDLSMKISQLREITDWKVPIIVKFASGKVASDVKIAAKGGADIIVVDGMQGGTGAGPDVIMEHSGIPSLAAIVEADQALKEINLREDVSLVAAGGIRSGADLAKALALGADAVYIATAALISIGCRVCQMCYKGNCSKGIATQDLSLRHRLDYKEMGKAVANYINAMTDEACMLVQQAGNTHITKLEKQNLRALTMEASALTGVPMAGSENRKN; this is encoded by the coding sequence ATGCCATATAGAGTAGAAAGAAATCCGGTTTTATGTAAGAAAAACTTTGGAAGGCCTGGTTGTTGTTGGTATTTGTGTGATGACAGGGATGAAAAAATCTGTGGAAGATGTTTCTCATGTTATAATAACTGTCCTCACGGAGTTTATGAAATTATTCAGGGTGAACCGTACCCATTAAATCAGGAAAAATGTGTCGGGTGCAGAATTTGTTTGGAAATGTGTCCAAATAGGGCTATTGAAGTAAATGCAATTCCGCAGGATGCAAGAGAAGCATGGGGATTCCCTGATGTTGTGGAAATAGTAAGAAAAGCTCAGTCTGCATCATATAAAATCAGAAGTACTGGAGCTTTAAGAAAAATTCCTGACTTTGATGATTTGGTAGTAATACCTGCACAGGTATCAAGACCTCCTATTGATAAATATAGGGAACCATGCGGAACAGATGTTGTATTGGGAGATAGATATGCTGAAAATCCTTTAAAATTAGATACTCCTGTAATGATTGGAGCAATGTCTTTTGGTGCGTTAAGTAAAGAAGCAAAAATGGCATTAGCTATTGGTTCTTCACTTGCAGGAACTGTAACAAACACTGGGGAAGGGGGAATGCTTCCTGAAGAACGTGAATTGGCTGATAAACTTATAGCACAGTATGCATCTGGAAGATTTGGTGTTTCTGCAGATTATCTTAAACAGGGAGATGCAGTTGAAATCAAAATAGGTCAGGGGGCAAAATCCGGAATGGGTGGTCACTTGCTTGGTGAAAAAGTAACTGCAGAAGTTTCCAGAATCAGAAAAATTCCTGTAGGGTCTGATGCTCTATCACCTGCAAGACACATGGATATTGTAGGTCCTGAAGATTTAAGTATGAAGATTTCTCAATTACGTGAAATTACTGACTGGAAAGTTCCGATCATTGTTAAATTTGCTTCAGGTAAAGTAGCTTCTGATGTAAAAATCGCAGCTAAGGGTGGAGCAGATATAATTGTTGTAGACGGTATGCAGGGAGGAACTGGAGCGGGACCTGATGTTATTATGGAACATTCAGGTATTCCATCACTTGCAGCTATTGTGGAAGCAGATCAGGCATTAAAGGAAATTAATTTAAGAGAAGATGTAAGTTTGGTAGCTGCTGGAGGAATTCGTTCTGGAGCAGATTTAGCTAAAGCATTGGCTCTTGGAGCAGATGCAGTATATATTGCAACAGCTGCATTGATTTCTATAGGCTGCAGGGTCTGTCAAATGTGTTATAAAGGTAACTGTAGTAAAGGAATAGCTACACAGGATCTGTCCTTAAGACACAGACTTGATTACAAGGAAATGGGTAAAGCAGTAGCTAATTATATAAATGCAATGACTGATGAGGCATGTATGCTTGTTCAACAGGCAGGAAACACCCATATTACAAAATTGGAAAAACAAAACTTAAGGGCCTTAACAATGGAAGCATCAGCTTTAACCGGTGTTCCAATGGCAGGTTCTGAAAACAGAAAAAATTAA
- a CDS encoding GltB/FmdC/FwdC-like GXGXG domain-containing protein → MKIKELDAASLSPRELNSQVKESAKDYDKILIKNPNAMHYLVAGVTDEVNIELDGSVGYFTGTMCDGPKIKINGNAGWFVGDNLTDGEVVVEGSAGDGAGQGIYGGTVVVRKSVGSRTGEIMKNGTIVIGGNSGFMTGIFMMGGRIVILGDVGEDVAESIIRGVIYVKGEVKSLGYNAKIDELTWEDKLELKELLEEYDFDLKEDEYEEFKKIVPESARPFYGH, encoded by the coding sequence GTGAAAATAAAAGAATTAGATGCAGCATCACTTTCTCCACGTGAACTAAATTCACAGGTTAAAGAATCTGCAAAAGATTATGATAAAATACTTATTAAAAATCCTAATGCAATGCATTATTTGGTTGCAGGAGTAACTGATGAAGTAAACATTGAACTGGACGGTTCTGTAGGTTATTTTACAGGAACCATGTGTGACGGACCAAAAATTAAAATCAATGGTAATGCAGGATGGTTTGTTGGAGATAATTTAACTGACGGTGAAGTGGTTGTTGAAGGATCAGCTGGTGACGGAGCAGGACAGGGAATATATGGCGGAACAGTTGTTGTTCGTAAATCAGTAGGTTCAAGAACTGGAGAAATCATGAAAAATGGTACTATTGTCATTGGTGGAAATTCAGGATTCATGACTGGAATATTCATGATGGGTGGCCGTATTGTTATCTTAGGTGATGTAGGAGAAGATGTGGCAGAATCCATTATTCGTGGTGTGATTTATGTTAAGGGCGAAGTTAAAAGCTTGGGATACAATGCTAAAATTGACGAATTAACATGGGAAGATAAACTTGAATTAAAAGAATTACTGGAAGAATATGATTTTGATTTAAAGGAAGATGAGTACGAAGAATTTAAAAAAATAGTTCCGGAAAGTGCAAGACCATTTTACGGTCATTAA
- a CDS encoding class II glutamine amidotransferase, with product MCGIAGIVYKDKKLHCAGNDMTNMLHQLQHRGPDSAGYSIYGGTGLKDDEYILKIQVKEQPRLLETVKDTINFVTPIQSDEVLPSVGDSFIYKCKVQLNNFSELKPLISTVDTIDDVIVINGSQDFEMIKDVGSVLDIAKRYNVREVKGTHAIGHTRFSTESGVDRYHAHPFETYIVKDVSVVHNGQITNYWNIRDPLERKGHVFETFNDTECLVHYIADKLDTGYSLEEALEQSVEDMDGPFSYIIGTPNGIGIAKDKLGLRPGVMAETDDVFAIASEEVSLREVVDTQNIEQISPGEVMVYEI from the coding sequence TTGTGTGGAATAGCTGGTATAGTTTATAAAGATAAAAAATTGCATTGTGCAGGTAATGACATGACCAATATGCTTCATCAACTTCAGCATAGAGGTCCTGATTCTGCAGGTTATTCAATTTATGGCGGAACAGGTCTTAAGGATGATGAGTACATCTTAAAAATTCAAGTGAAAGAACAACCAAGATTACTTGAAACCGTGAAAGATACAATAAACTTTGTAACTCCAATTCAAAGTGATGAAGTTCTTCCGTCTGTTGGAGATTCATTTATTTACAAATGTAAAGTTCAGTTAAATAACTTTTCAGAACTTAAACCGCTTATCTCAACTGTTGATACAATTGATGATGTTATTGTAATTAACGGAAGTCAGGATTTTGAAATGATTAAGGATGTAGGTTCTGTATTGGACATTGCAAAAAGATACAATGTGCGTGAGGTTAAAGGAACTCATGCTATAGGTCATACAAGGTTTTCAACAGAAAGTGGTGTGGACAGATATCATGCACACCCATTTGAAACTTACATTGTTAAAGATGTATCTGTTGTTCATAATGGTCAGATTACAAATTATTGGAATATTAGGGATCCTTTAGAAAGAAAAGGTCATGTATTTGAAACTTTTAATGATACTGAATGTTTGGTTCATTATATTGCAGATAAATTAGATACAGGTTATTCTTTAGAAGAAGCACTGGAACAGTCTGTAGAAGATATGGATGGTCCTTTTTCTTATATTATAGGAACTCCAAATGGTATTGGAATAGCTAAAGATAAATTAGGTTTACGTCCGGGAGTAATGGCTGAAACTGACGATGTTTTTGCAATTGCATCTGAAGAGGTATCTTTAAGGGAAGTTGTTGATACTCAAAATATTGAACAAATTTCTCCTGGTGAAGTAATGGTGTATGAAATTTAG
- the pdxT gene encoding pyridoxal 5'-phosphate synthase glutaminase subunit PdxT produces MITIGILNLQGAVSEHYDITKKAIENMGIEAEAISVRYADEVANCDGVIISGGESTVIGKIIKERGIDKVIKDNRIPVFGTCAGMVLLGKKTDFDQPLLGIMDISVKRNAFGRQVDSFESPISILGEDYLGVFIRAPSLDDYDKTKEDIKVLSKLDDEIIAIQQGHNIAIAFHPELTDDTRIHEYFIEEVLNCVE; encoded by the coding sequence ATGATTACAATAGGAATACTAAATTTACAAGGTGCCGTAAGTGAACATTACGACATTACAAAGAAAGCTATTGAAAATATGGGTATTGAAGCAGAAGCAATTTCTGTAAGATATGCTGATGAAGTAGCGAACTGTGATGGTGTAATCATTTCTGGTGGTGAAAGTACTGTGATAGGAAAAATCATCAAAGAACGAGGGATAGATAAAGTTATTAAAGATAACAGAATTCCTGTTTTTGGAACTTGCGCAGGAATGGTTTTGCTTGGTAAAAAAACTGATTTTGATCAGCCTTTATTGGGAATTATGGATATTTCAGTTAAAAGGAATGCATTTGGAAGACAGGTAGATTCATTTGAAAGTCCAATTTCCATTTTAGGGGAAGATTATTTGGGAGTTTTCATTAGAGCACCATCCCTTGATGATTATGATAAAACCAAAGAAGATATTAAAGTTTTATCAAAATTGGATGATGAAATAATAGCTATTCAGCAAGGACATAATATAGCTATTGCATTTCATCCGGAATTAACTGATGATACTAGAATTCACGAATATTTTATAGAGGAGGTTTTAAATTGTGTGGAATAG
- a CDS encoding HEAT repeat domain-containing protein, translating into MSKSVEELIEDLNDQDEFVVEAAAGELEMMGEESVDALMSALSHRKKNIRLNAAKILGAISNPKSIGALILTLRDNNKLVRREASTALSRMGQIAVDPLIEILDDEDWRVRGAAAWALGNLKDDAAIEPLEALLEDESGYVRAGALNAINSIKS; encoded by the coding sequence ATGTCAAAATCTGTTGAAGAATTAATTGAAGATTTAAATGACCAAGACGAATTTGTTGTTGAAGCTGCTGCTGGTGAATTGGAGATGATGGGAGAAGAATCTGTAGATGCTTTAATGTCTGCATTGTCCCATAGGAAGAAAAATATTCGTTTAAATGCAGCAAAAATTTTAGGAGCCATCTCTAATCCTAAATCAATTGGTGCTTTAATTTTAACTTTGAGAGATAACAATAAATTAGTTAGAAGAGAAGCTTCTACTGCTTTAAGTCGTATGGGCCAAATAGCTGTCGATCCTTTAATCGAAATTTTGGATGATGAAGATTGGAGGGTAAGAGGTGCAGCTGCATGGGCTTTAGGAAACTTAAAAGATGATGCCGCTATCGAACCGCTTGAAGCACTTTTGGAAGATGAAAGCGGTTATGTTAGGGCCGGTGCTTTAAACGCAATCAATAGCATTAAAAGTTAA
- the aksF gene encoding homoisocitrate dehydrogenase: protein MYRIAIIPGDGIGKEVMESGEYLLDKLDLNFSFEYGEAGFECYNKNGVTLPEETIKIAKKSDATLFGASTSTPGQPSPIINLRKELDVYANLRPIKSYRGVRSISDNIDFLIVRENTEGLYSQIEYEQDNKVIAQRVITRRASEKIAKVAFEQCIAKQKQKVTCVHKSNVLKKTDGVFKESFYKIAENYPNIESNDFYVDATAMYLITQPQNFDVIVTSNLFGDILSDEGAGLVGGLGLAPSGNIGDDHGLFEPVHGSAPDIAGKGIANPCSMILTIAMMLDYLKEYEISNKINKAVENVVSAGKTLTPDLGGNSTTSELTKSIIDEILEGDY, encoded by the coding sequence ATGTACAGAATTGCAATAATACCCGGAGATGGAATTGGAAAGGAAGTAATGGAATCTGGCGAATATTTACTGGACAAACTTGATTTGAATTTCAGTTTTGAATATGGGGAAGCAGGTTTTGAATGTTATAACAAAAATGGAGTTACATTACCTGAAGAAACCATTAAAATAGCTAAAAAATCAGATGCAACATTATTTGGAGCCAGTACAAGTACCCCCGGCCAGCCAAGTCCAATTATAAATCTTAGAAAAGAACTTGATGTTTATGCAAATTTAAGGCCGATAAAATCCTATAGAGGCGTCAGATCAATAAGTGATAATATTGACTTTTTAATAGTTCGTGAAAATACTGAGGGACTTTACAGCCAGATTGAATATGAACAGGACAATAAAGTAATTGCCCAAAGAGTCATTACAAGAAGAGCCAGTGAAAAAATAGCCAAAGTTGCTTTTGAACAATGTATCGCCAAACAAAAACAAAAGGTAACCTGTGTACATAAAAGCAATGTCCTAAAAAAAACCGACGGAGTCTTTAAAGAAAGTTTTTACAAAATAGCTGAAAATTACCCCAATATTGAAAGCAATGATTTTTATGTTGATGCAACAGCAATGTATCTTATTACACAACCGCAAAACTTTGATGTAATTGTAACCAGCAACCTGTTTGGAGATATACTGTCTGATGAAGGTGCCGGTCTTGTAGGGGGACTTGGACTTGCCCCTTCAGGAAATATTGGAGATGATCATGGATTATTTGAACCTGTTCACGGATCTGCACCAGATATTGCAGGTAAAGGTATAGCTAACCCATGCTCCATGATTTTAACAATAGCTATGATGCTGGATTACTTAAAAGAATATGAAATAAGTAATAAAATAAATAAAGCTGTTGAAAATGTTGTAAGTGCAGGCAAAACACTGACTCCTGATTTAGGAGGAAACAGCACTACATCAGAACTTACCAAATCTATCATAGATGAAATACTTGAAGGTGACTACTAA
- a CDS encoding class I adenylate-forming enzyme family protein, translating into MLNITTFLDANACRLDKNVLYNPKTNEKYNSHEILAMTSEIARDLKNCGIKKGDRILIYLNNSTKYLFSLFAIWRLGAIAIPTNRVFTPHELEYIIDDSQAKLMITDEDAKDIVDLDKYIPKNIENYKNGEILPAEPTDWDDLCQLQYTSGTTGQPKGAMLTHGNYFTAIHNECDVLTMKQDDVYMGIYPMAHVGLSWAIAALRAGAYYIMVEQFNLEEYLELCQKEKVTVLTGMPPVIHSLTRLENGAEEQLKTVREIISGGGPLHKKIWKQFHEKYGIPIINAYGLSETIVIGTGTVIRPEDYRTADRFESVGHPVCFSEVKIVDEHDYTKELEKYEHGEIALRGPAVAKGYWRREVATKESFLDDGWFLTGDIGYLDEDNRLFITDRKKDMIVMSGWKIYPTEVEEVLIKYPEVKEIAIFSIPDCHRGELPVAAVVWENKEDSEGLISYARENLSRYKVPRKIFSLKELPRVNGWKLLRRKLREEYNHL; encoded by the coding sequence ATGCTTAACATAACTACATTTCTTGACGCAAATGCTTGCAGATTAGATAAAAATGTTTTATACAATCCAAAAACCAATGAAAAATACAATTCACATGAAATATTGGCAATGACTTCAGAAATTGCCCGTGACTTAAAAAATTGCGGTATTAAAAAAGGAGATAGAATTTTAATATATTTGAATAACTCCACTAAGTATTTGTTCTCATTATTTGCAATCTGGAGACTTGGAGCAATAGCTATTCCAACAAACAGAGTATTTACTCCCCACGAACTTGAATATATTATTGATGACTCACAGGCTAAATTAATGATTACTGACGAAGACGCAAAGGATATTGTTGATTTGGATAAGTATATTCCAAAAAATATTGAAAATTATAAAAATGGGGAAATTTTACCTGCAGAACCTACAGACTGGGATGACTTATGCCAATTACAGTACACTTCAGGAACAACAGGTCAGCCAAAAGGAGCTATGCTTACTCATGGAAATTATTTCACTGCAATCCATAATGAATGTGATGTACTAACCATGAAACAGGATGATGTTTACATGGGGATATATCCTATGGCTCATGTAGGACTATCCTGGGCAATAGCTGCACTTAGAGCCGGAGCCTACTATATCATGGTGGAACAATTTAATTTAGAGGAATACCTTGAATTATGTCAAAAAGAAAAAGTTACAGTCCTAACAGGTATGCCCCCAGTAATACATTCCCTGACAAGATTGGAAAATGGTGCTGAAGAACAATTAAAAACTGTACGTGAAATAATAAGCGGCGGAGGACCACTGCACAAGAAAATCTGGAAACAATTCCATGAAAAATACGGTATCCCAATAATCAACGCTTACGGATTATCTGAAACAATCGTAATTGGAACCGGAACTGTTATCAGACCTGAAGATTACAGAACAGCAGACAGATTTGAAAGTGTCGGACATCCAGTCTGTTTTTCAGAAGTTAAAATTGTTGATGAACATGACTACACCAAAGAACTTGAAAAATATGAACATGGAGAAATTGCACTAAGAGGCCCTGCAGTAGCTAAAGGTTATTGGAGACGTGAAGTAGCTACAAAAGAATCATTTTTAGATGACGGATGGTTTTTAACAGGAGATATTGGATATCTTGATGAAGATAACCGTTTGTTCATTACAGACCGTAAAAAAGACATGATTGTAATGAGCGGATGGAAAATTTACCCAACAGAAGTAGAAGAAGTGTTAATTAAATATCCTGAAGTAAAAGAAATAGCTATTTTCAGTATCCCCGACTGTCACCGCGGAGAGTTACCTGTAGCTGCAGTAGTTTGGGAAAATAAAGAAGACAGCGAAGGTCTAATTAGCTATGCCCGTGAAAATCTTTCAAGATACAAAGTACCAAGAAAAATATTCAGTTTAAAAGAGCTTCCAAGAGTTAATGGCTGGAAACTGCTTAGAAGAAAATTAAGAGAAGAATATAATCATTTATAG